Below is a window of Malus domestica chromosome 13, GDT2T_hap1 DNA.
CAGTTAAATTTTAGTTAATTACCTCCTGCAAGAGTGTAAACCAGAGAACGGTTCCTGATATCAACCACATCCTCGAAGCTTGCACCGCAGATGAGCTTGACCCATTTGCCATTTTCAAGAGATTTTGCTGGAGATGAGGTTTTTGATGGAATCCCAACAGTTCTTATGAGATTCTTCACTTCTTCAAGGCCTTTGCTGCTTGTAACCTTCACTTTGGCTGAAATTTTTAGCACAAAACTTAactgttagagagagagagagagagagagagagagagagaaaaagagagagagagagaaaaagagagagagagagagagagagagaggagagagaagagaccTTGGTGTTGGTGGTGAGGAGAAATTGAAGCATTGCAGAAGAAGCTCAAAG
It encodes the following:
- the LOC139190760 gene encoding uncharacterized protein — encoded protein: MFEMMALSFFCNASISPHHQHQAKVKVTSSKGLEEVKNLIRTVGIPSKTSSPAKSLENGKWVKLICGASFEDVVDIRNRSLVYTLAGVDCIDCAADVSVVSAVNEGIDAAVGIFSGITTRRRLYQGLSRASPSGT